The Anas platyrhynchos isolate ZD024472 breed Pekin duck chromosome 6, IASCAAS_PekinDuck_T2T, whole genome shotgun sequence sequence ACAAAAGGCATCAGCACTGTCATTCTCTGAAATGTATACTTTAAGtccactaaaaaaaacaaataaaaagcatacatcCTAACATATACTGCAAATATGAAGTGATGAGAAGATAATCTGAGAAGTACATTCCAGACTATTACATCGTTGTTAATATGGTGCAAACAACCACCTACCTTCATGTAGGCAAACTCTTTCATTGCTGCTAGCCGCGATAAATACAGCCATGACATTTTGTGCCTGTGCTTATGGTAGTCACGCTTATTTTTCAGGCTGCGAAAGGAAGTTCTTCCAAGCCTGTGCAATTTCATTGCAAACTGCTGCTCGTCTTCATTTGCAACAATATAAAtatctaggagaaaaaacagcagcacagatctgagaaataaatggtaTCTGACAGGTATATAATGCAACAGTGCAGTGAGAAATCGGTTGCTTGACTTCTTGTAACTGCTATTTCTGGAATAGCAAAGTCTACTACacttcttttaacagaaaagacaaccaAATTTGTATATTATGTATTACAAATCTGAACAAGAAGAAGTCATTGGTGAAGAGATTATGCTGCTCCACTAgtagaatatcatagaatcattacggttggaaaagacctccaagatcatctggttgaACCATCCATCTGatctgaaacatatttcagactAGGGGATAAGAAGTAACTTAATGGCACACTAGAAAAGACTTCTCTTGACTGGACAGAAAACTCAAGGTACCTCTTACTTTAAAACAGTGTTAGCAATTggctatgtttcatttttaccatttgtccccaataatcctctttttttttttcgtcattttttaatgacaaaagacATGCTGTGCCAAATTACAATCAACATATGAGCATGAGAAACCAAGATAGCACTCCAATAGTTTGGActgtatattactttttttttttttaggtgggaTGAAACATTTGATGTTAATCTTTTTGACAGAAGGcttcaaaattctttgcaagTCACAAGACAACTGTCACCTGTttgcaaaataccttttaagGAACCATCCAAGAATTGTACAAAATGGTCAAAGTGGAACAACACTTgcgaaaaaaatcagatgtagtCAAGACTCACACAGAACTTGAAGTGACCATAAATTTTGGTGTTTGACAGATTAACTGATATGACTATCCAAAGGTAAATTCACCAAGTTTccaacaaattaacaaaaatacagacccatttcttctaaaaaaaaaaaatatatactgaaaacactttttttaaattacctgatTCTTTGCCAACACCCATCTGGTTTCCAACAGAACTGATGACTTGCCGGGAAGACAGAGTTCTCAAGGCAAGGTAATCATATCCTGCATTAGTTAACCGATAGCCCTGGacagctaggaaaaaataaattacacaacatttcattccatattatgcatgtgtttcttttaaaagaagttccAGACCCGGGGGTGGCGGGTTCGAGTCCCGGGGCGGACACGTTTCTTCGCCGTGACACCCCGTTATTGCCATAACTAATACCGGGGcccaaagaggcagaaatacagctgcagcCATCCCATCCGTGTGTGGTTAGGTAGCAATACCTGGGAACAAATCATGTCTAACCTGCGGTGTGATGTTGCTCACGGAGGCTGGTTTTCCATTATATGTTATCACGGTTACCTCTGTCTGCACCGGTTAACGCGAAAACGCCCAGCAATGTTTCTCAGGCGCTCAAATTTTGCTCgaattttgcaaattttagctgacagagctgcagctcgcgaACCGCTGCCTCTGGGGGGCGGCAGTGTTTTAGAAAACAGGAgatgaaactgaagtgttttttggtggtggttccTTCCCCCTCCGTCCTGCAAGATGGCatggcagagaaattattttctggtttctcaCGTAGGTCCTCGTGTAGTCCTTCTTATAAGCTGCCTATATGGACTAGTCTATAAAGTATTTCTGCTAGAAACATGAGGAATATGTGACTGCAACGTGAGTATCCAAATGAGGTAACTCCATGCAAAAAAAGGGGATGTTAACTCCCTGTATAATCAGCTAATTAAGAGGCTGGCTGTTTCAATATATGCATAATATAGTGGACAGTAAGGCTATccagaatttaattcttggctcttaaggcatctggaaagttgaatttgtgaaatcagatcttaaatttcagcatgaacagacgaacagttcaaacaaacaaacaaaaaagcaaaaaacaaaatgtgatctTAAAGTCAGAAGTTTAACCAT is a genomic window containing:
- the LOC140002784 gene encoding serine/threonine-protein kinase RIO2-like isoform X2; this translates as MKCCVIYFFLAVQGYRLTNAGYDYLALRTLSSRQVISSVGNQMGVGKESDIYIVANEDEQQFAMKLHRLGRTSFRSLKNKRDYHKHRHKMSWLYLSRLAAMKEFAYMKALYDRGFPLPKPVDYNRHAVIMELLDGYP